One genomic region from Bacillus sp. SLBN-46 encodes:
- a CDS encoding TRAP transporter large permease: MNPVLMLFLIFAVLCLIRVPIAVSLGLSSVIALSMADFTLYTVIQKMFNSLNSATLMAIPGFVFAGIIMSKGGISYYLIEALKSWVGHIRGGLAVITILACMIFAAISGSSPATAAAVGSIMIPGMVKAGYSKRYAMGLVAASGTLGILIPPSIPLIIYGTVAEESIGKLFSAGIFPGLLLGGILLVSAIIHARIHNYGKLPKQSMEERWKKTAKALWGFLLPVLILGGIYSGAVTPTEAAFVSCFYGLIVSVFIYKELSFSKFREVLKESINITSMIFLVIASAMIFGMFLTTEQVPQEFATWIETSTTNKWIFMIGVNIMFFILGMFLDSVAIILITLPILLPVLAIFDINVIHFAIIMTINMELAMISPPVGLNLFVVSGITREKVGEVVKGVLPFFALMILALVIVVIFPQVSLFLAK, translated from the coding sequence ATGAATCCAGTTTTAATGCTGTTTTTAATTTTTGCAGTCCTATGTTTAATTCGTGTACCGATCGCTGTTAGTTTGGGATTATCTAGTGTAATCGCTTTATCAATGGCGGATTTTACCCTTTATACTGTTATTCAGAAAATGTTTAATTCCTTAAATTCTGCGACATTAATGGCCATCCCGGGTTTTGTATTTGCTGGAATAATAATGTCAAAAGGCGGTATTTCTTACTATTTAATTGAGGCTTTAAAATCATGGGTAGGGCATATACGTGGTGGGCTGGCTGTCATCACTATCCTAGCTTGTATGATATTTGCAGCTATATCAGGTTCAAGCCCAGCAACTGCAGCTGCTGTCGGAAGTATTATGATTCCTGGGATGGTGAAGGCAGGATACAGTAAAAGATATGCAATGGGTCTTGTAGCCGCATCAGGTACACTAGGAATTTTGATCCCACCTTCGATTCCACTGATTATTTATGGAACGGTTGCTGAAGAATCGATCGGAAAACTTTTCTCAGCTGGAATTTTTCCTGGTTTATTGTTAGGAGGAATTCTTTTAGTCTCTGCCATTATTCATGCCAGAATCCATAACTATGGTAAATTACCAAAACAGTCGATGGAGGAAAGATGGAAAAAGACAGCAAAAGCTCTTTGGGGATTTTTGCTCCCAGTCCTTATTCTTGGTGGAATTTATTCCGGTGCGGTTACCCCAACAGAGGCTGCATTTGTATCATGTTTTTACGGTTTAATCGTTTCTGTCTTTATATACAAAGAATTGTCCTTTTCTAAATTTAGAGAAGTTTTGAAGGAGTCCATCAATATTACTTCGATGATATTTCTTGTTATTGCATCGGCGATGATTTTCGGTATGTTCCTGACAACAGAACAGGTACCGCAGGAATTTGCGACATGGATTGAAACCAGTACAACAAATAAATGGATCTTTATGATTGGCGTCAACATTATGTTCTTTATTTTAGGGATGTTCCTTGACTCTGTTGCCATCATTCTAATCACATTGCCAATTCTATTACCTGTTCTAGCAATATTTGATATTAATGTGATCCATTTTGCCATTATTATGACCATTAATATGGAGTTAGCAATGATCTCACCTCCTGTAGGGCTGAATCTTTTTGTTGTCAGTGGAATCACCAGGGAAAAAGTAGGGGAAGTAGTCAAAGGAGTTTTGCCTTTTTTTGCTCTCATGATTCTCGCTCTAGTTATCGTTGTCATTTTCCCACAGGTATCATTATTTTTAGCGAAATAA
- a CDS encoding MmgE/PrpD family protein, with translation MTLSKRLAEYVYQTSFQDLPEHVVEFTKICILDWYGSALAGKDLPPIQAIKELVEEWGGHEQASLVTGGKSSLGNAVLVNAASSHIVELDDIHKYSIIHAGTVVIPAAVAAAEAYDLSGKELITAVAVGYEVCYRIGEAVSPSHYYFWHNTATCGTFGSAAAVAKLLNLNVEQTMYALGNAGSQAAGLWEFIEDGANTKQLHTAKAAYNGTLAALLAKKNFTSATKILEGKRGFFEAMAETADPLKITNNLGNEWKITENSFKIHASCRHTHPAIDCILDIMNEHSISFQQIKRMTIRTYQTVLNITDKPNPDSVYACKFSSQFCASLAAVKGSASIRDFTNESLRNPEIEDLMKKVDVIVDSYYEEAYPEKWGAKVEITLENGKIFEKGTDYPKGDPEKMASKDELIQKFISMTVDKLADPEEEVEEIFKLDKIKTREWLRKQHISQLHH, from the coding sequence ATGACATTATCAAAAAGGTTGGCTGAATATGTTTACCAAACGAGTTTTCAAGATTTACCTGAACATGTTGTGGAGTTTACGAAAATTTGTATCTTAGATTGGTATGGTTCTGCCCTAGCTGGAAAAGATCTGCCGCCAATCCAAGCAATCAAAGAGCTTGTGGAAGAATGGGGTGGTCATGAACAGGCGAGTCTTGTTACGGGAGGAAAATCATCCCTCGGCAATGCGGTCTTGGTCAATGCCGCCTCTAGTCATATCGTTGAACTGGACGATATTCATAAATATTCTATTATACATGCTGGTACAGTAGTCATTCCTGCAGCAGTGGCAGCTGCAGAAGCATATGACCTTAGCGGGAAAGAATTAATTACAGCAGTTGCCGTCGGCTATGAAGTCTGTTATAGAATTGGGGAGGCTGTTTCCCCGTCCCACTATTATTTTTGGCATAATACTGCCACTTGCGGTACATTTGGTTCAGCGGCCGCCGTTGCAAAACTATTAAACTTAAATGTGGAGCAAACGATGTACGCCTTAGGAAATGCAGGGAGCCAGGCGGCAGGTTTGTGGGAGTTTATCGAAGATGGAGCCAACACCAAACAATTACACACTGCAAAAGCAGCCTATAACGGGACTCTCGCTGCCCTGCTCGCAAAAAAGAACTTCACGTCTGCAACCAAAATATTAGAAGGAAAAAGAGGTTTCTTTGAAGCAATGGCTGAAACAGCTGACCCTTTAAAAATCACCAATAATCTTGGGAATGAGTGGAAGATAACAGAAAATAGCTTTAAAATCCATGCCTCATGCCGCCATACACATCCAGCCATCGATTGTATCCTCGACATCATGAATGAACACTCCATATCATTTCAACAAATTAAGCGAATGACAATTAGAACGTATCAAACTGTTTTAAATATTACCGACAAACCAAATCCAGACAGTGTCTATGCTTGTAAGTTCAGCAGTCAGTTTTGTGCCAGCTTGGCTGCTGTAAAGGGCTCTGCTTCAATACGAGATTTTACTAATGAAAGCTTACGAAACCCTGAGATAGAGGATTTAATGAAAAAAGTAGATGTAATCGTTGATTCCTATTATGAAGAAGCATACCCGGAAAAATGGGGTGCAAAAGTGGAGATTACCCTTGAAAACGGGAAGATATTTGAAAAAGGAACCGACTATCCAAAGGGAGACCCAGAAAAAATGGCTAGTAAAGACGAACTCATTCAGAAGTTTATCTCGATGACCGTAGACAAACTTGCTGACCCTGAAGAAGAGGTAGAAGAGATATTTAAATTAGATAAAATCAAAACGAGAGAATGGCTTAGAAAACAACATATTAGCCAATTACATCATTAA
- a CDS encoding MmgE/PrpD family protein, translating into MVTDKLALHITNTSYEQFNQNAVREAKRSLLNWLGVAIGAANHESMDMVINVAKLTASQPQATVLGRNEKVDMLFASLLNGMSSHIFDFDDTLLETVLHPSAPVFPAILAYAENQKKTGRDVLEAFIIGCEVEARLALSIYPSHYWRGWHITGSVGGIGAAAAISKLMGLDVENTIYALGIAATDPTGLREMFGTMTKPYHPGKAAMNGLLAALVGAQGFTSSKQPLEAKRGFLNVLSEENKVELVTEKWGEKWEVEKNSYKPFASGIVTHPAIDAIISIQKEHMLKAELVESIIITAHPLVKELTGKTDITTGLEGKFSVYHCVAAGFFNLKAGVYEFTDEYVNEPAVKKLRDKISLVIDEKIKEDQVYVTVKLTDGSEVTYYVEHAIGSADSPMTDEQIQEKFIDVTGDIICMEAKNELIDLVNRFEEVEDLTSFFQLCQPKETANQY; encoded by the coding sequence ATGGTAACAGATAAATTAGCATTACATATTACCAATACTTCTTATGAGCAGTTTAATCAAAATGCTGTTAGAGAAGCGAAACGAAGTCTTTTAAATTGGCTTGGGGTAGCAATTGGCGCTGCTAACCATGAATCTATGGATATGGTGATAAACGTAGCAAAACTAACAGCAAGCCAACCACAGGCAACCGTGCTGGGAAGAAATGAAAAAGTCGATATGCTGTTTGCGAGCCTTTTAAATGGAATGTCTTCGCATATCTTTGATTTTGACGATACCTTATTAGAAACTGTCTTGCACCCTTCGGCACCTGTTTTTCCAGCCATTTTGGCTTATGCAGAGAATCAAAAGAAAACTGGTAGGGATGTCCTTGAAGCGTTTATCATTGGCTGCGAGGTTGAAGCAAGGCTAGCGTTAAGTATATACCCTTCTCATTATTGGCGGGGCTGGCATATTACAGGAAGTGTGGGTGGAATTGGTGCAGCTGCAGCGATTAGTAAGCTGATGGGCCTAGATGTAGAGAATACCATCTATGCACTTGGGATTGCGGCAACGGATCCAACAGGTCTACGAGAAATGTTCGGCACAATGACAAAGCCGTATCACCCAGGAAAAGCGGCGATGAACGGACTATTAGCTGCACTGGTCGGCGCGCAAGGTTTCACATCCTCCAAACAGCCTCTTGAAGCTAAGCGAGGATTCCTAAACGTGTTATCAGAAGAAAATAAGGTTGAACTTGTTACTGAAAAGTGGGGCGAAAAGTGGGAAGTGGAGAAGAACAGCTACAAGCCGTTTGCAAGCGGAATTGTTACCCATCCTGCCATCGATGCAATAATTTCGATTCAAAAGGAGCACATGCTTAAAGCGGAACTAGTAGAATCCATCATCATCACTGCTCATCCGCTTGTAAAAGAGCTTACTGGAAAAACCGATATTACTACAGGCCTCGAAGGAAAATTCAGTGTCTATCATTGTGTTGCTGCCGGGTTCTTTAATCTTAAGGCTGGTGTTTATGAATTCACAGATGAATATGTGAATGAACCTGCTGTAAAGAAGCTTCGTGACAAAATTTCCCTAGTCATCGATGAAAAGATAAAAGAAGATCAAGTGTATGTAACTGTAAAGTTAACGGATGGCAGTGAAGTCACTTACTATGTTGAACATGCGATTGGTAGTGCGGATTCTCCAATGACGGATGAGCAGATACAAGAGAAATTCATCGATGTAACAGGAGACATCATCTGCATGGAGGCAAAAAATGAACTGATTGACCTTGTTAACCGCTTCGAAGAGGTAGAGGACCTGACTTCGTTCTTTCAATTATGCCAGCCAAAGGAAACTGCCAATCAATATTAA
- a CDS encoding DASS family sodium-coupled anion symporter has product MAFPNTRVKVNVVSKPKERSFLELKRIITLIVGIALMAGVYFILPANQTDSARIMLSFLVLSVFYWTFEPIPIGLTAVILLVLMLVFHVVTTDVVYSGFASPAVFLIIGGMMLAKGVNDTTLTKRIAYLFLSKWGGTAKGLLASILIIPQIQSFFIPAAAVRATLMLPIATMSLDTIGEKAKGNLEKMILLAVAFGGTVSGTAVMTAAIGNILTVELLKEFVGIKITYIQWFTYTFPIWLILIPVVWFTLLKRFPLTEEEKHFPHVKEELEHKLEELGKLNIQEKKCLAILLMIVALWFTESLHGLHPSVPALIGVVLMALPGIGCTKWDNLVKINFDTVMLMGVTLSLGYAFNKSGAAKLVGDSLSADWILYFFHSPVVAVIAVLLITHILHLAVANVSTAVVTLIPIFIGLSTKAGADPVLICLTASIACLHGYILVVEATPNIIVHSSGRIKQKEFLIPGLLLTFLMSAVVLLTAVTWWNWIGLL; this is encoded by the coding sequence ATGGCTTTCCCAAATACAAGGGTGAAAGTAAATGTAGTATCAAAACCTAAGGAACGGTCTTTTTTAGAATTAAAAAGAATCATCACCTTGATCGTTGGCATTGCATTAATGGCGGGTGTCTATTTTATCTTACCTGCAAACCAAACGGATTCAGCCAGAATCATGCTGTCATTCTTAGTTCTTAGTGTCTTTTATTGGACATTTGAGCCCATTCCTATTGGTTTAACTGCCGTAATTTTACTTGTATTAATGTTGGTGTTCCATGTGGTGACAACAGACGTGGTATATAGTGGATTTGCTTCACCGGCGGTGTTTCTCATTATCGGCGGCATGATGCTTGCAAAAGGAGTCAATGATACGACCCTTACTAAAAGAATTGCCTATCTTTTCTTATCGAAATGGGGAGGAACTGCCAAAGGGCTGCTCGCGAGCATATTAATCATTCCGCAAATTCAGTCGTTTTTTATTCCAGCGGCGGCTGTCCGGGCAACCTTAATGCTTCCGATTGCAACAATGTCACTTGATACCATTGGGGAGAAAGCAAAAGGAAATCTGGAAAAAATGATTTTGTTAGCTGTCGCTTTTGGTGGAACGGTAAGTGGGACTGCAGTAATGACAGCTGCGATTGGGAATATATTAACAGTTGAATTACTAAAAGAATTTGTAGGGATAAAAATTACGTATATTCAGTGGTTTACCTATACTTTCCCGATATGGCTCATCTTAATTCCAGTTGTCTGGTTTACGTTATTAAAAAGGTTTCCCTTAACAGAGGAAGAGAAACATTTTCCCCATGTAAAAGAAGAACTGGAACATAAATTAGAGGAATTAGGTAAATTAAATATTCAGGAGAAAAAGTGTTTAGCGATTCTATTAATGATCGTAGCTTTATGGTTTACCGAGTCTTTACACGGACTGCATCCAAGTGTTCCCGCTTTAATAGGTGTTGTTTTAATGGCCTTACCGGGGATTGGCTGTACCAAATGGGATAATTTAGTGAAAATCAATTTTGATACGGTTATGCTAATGGGTGTCACTCTTTCACTCGGTTATGCCTTTAATAAGTCTGGAGCAGCCAAGCTGGTTGGCGATAGTTTAAGTGCGGACTGGATTCTCTATTTTTTTCACTCACCTGTTGTAGCAGTTATAGCGGTTCTTTTGATTACCCATATTCTACATTTGGCTGTAGCTAATGTTTCGACTGCAGTCGTGACTCTTATCCCCATTTTTATTGGGTTATCAACCAAAGCAGGTGCAGATCCAGTGCTTATTTGTCTAACAGCTTCGATAGCCTGTTTACATGGGTATATTCTTGTTGTAGAGGCCACTCCAAATATTATTGTTCATAGTTCTGGTCGGATCAAGCAAAAGGAGTTTTTAATACCAGGTCTGTTGTTAACATTTCTGATGAGTGCCGTAGTACTCTTGACAGCAGTTACGTGGTGGAATTGGATTGGACTACTTTAA
- a CDS encoding GntR family transcriptional regulator, whose product MMEKNGLMIENRDTLHLRVCNLIRQAILKGDFKPGERLKQADLADAMGVSRMPIREAFQKLEAEGLIKLEPHKGAVVKSIHVGDIEEIYALRAELEKMAVYQSIEHLTDEDIKQLTVLVEQMELSEDVDEFINYNIEFHRLLIKRCTWERLNSFISTLWNGLPQQTPHILHGQKDTSNIEHRSILNAVMNKDKETAANLVSNHISRTGNMLVKSLKNEGK is encoded by the coding sequence ATGATGGAAAAGAATGGACTCATGATTGAAAATAGAGACACATTACATCTTAGGGTATGTAATTTAATACGACAAGCGATTTTAAAAGGAGATTTTAAACCGGGTGAACGGCTTAAACAAGCGGATCTTGCCGATGCGATGGGGGTAAGCCGCATGCCTATTCGTGAAGCGTTTCAAAAGCTTGAAGCGGAGGGACTCATCAAGCTGGAACCGCATAAAGGTGCAGTAGTAAAGTCAATACATGTAGGGGATATTGAGGAGATATATGCACTCCGTGCGGAACTAGAAAAAATGGCCGTATACCAAAGTATCGAGCATTTAACAGATGAGGACATAAAGCAATTAACTGTTTTGGTGGAGCAGATGGAATTAAGCGAAGATGTGGATGAGTTTATCAACTATAATATCGAATTTCATCGTCTGTTAATTAAACGCTGTACCTGGGAGCGCCTCAATTCGTTTATCAGTACATTATGGAATGGCCTCCCTCAACAAACACCTCATATTTTACATGGCCAAAAGGACACTTCGAATATCGAGCATCGAAGTATCTTAAATGCCGTAATGAATAAGGATAAAGAAACAGCTGCTAACCTGGTTTCCAACCATATTTCTCGCACGGGTAATATGCTAGTAAAGAGTTTAAAAAATGAGGGGAAATAG
- a CDS encoding ATP-grasp domain-containing protein, producing the protein MGRMLEDASKTILKQNGVPAPNHWVISSSDQITEQYLENPCVLKALVPVGKRGKAGAVQFAETLEEAKVKAEQLLKMTVKKYPVEKLLIEEKIDINQEWYVSISIDRQKQLPVIIATTIGGVEVEELVKEAPNKVVVHHMDPFHPLYPFQAKEIWSELGVTGKPLVKATTVLCKLYDVFTKYDCYILEINPLVLTKDDNVVAAASVMGIDDSALYRQPELTGKVESGSERSWRPLTLLEKEMVKVNDSDYRGTARYTEMEGGNIGFMCGGGGGSLLSFDALTRLGVEPANYTETGGNPSEEKVYRLTKGILSKEGVEGLFVSQNITNNTQIDVMAQ; encoded by the coding sequence ATGGGTAGAATGTTGGAAGACGCCAGTAAAACCATTTTAAAACAAAATGGAGTTCCCGCTCCAAACCACTGGGTTATATCTTCTTCAGATCAAATAACTGAACAATATCTCGAGAATCCCTGTGTACTTAAAGCACTTGTGCCGGTAGGAAAAAGAGGTAAAGCGGGAGCGGTTCAGTTTGCAGAAACCCTTGAGGAGGCAAAGGTGAAGGCAGAACAGCTACTTAAGATGACTGTCAAAAAATATCCAGTCGAAAAGCTTCTAATAGAAGAGAAGATTGATATAAATCAAGAATGGTATGTCTCGATATCCATTGATCGTCAAAAACAACTTCCCGTTATTATCGCCACAACCATAGGTGGAGTTGAGGTGGAAGAGCTGGTGAAAGAAGCACCGAATAAAGTGGTGGTTCACCATATGGACCCCTTTCATCCGTTATATCCTTTTCAAGCAAAGGAAATTTGGAGCGAGCTGGGAGTAACGGGGAAGCCTTTAGTAAAAGCAACTACGGTATTATGTAAGCTCTATGATGTTTTTACAAAGTATGATTGTTATATTTTAGAGATTAACCCACTTGTTCTGACAAAGGATGATAACGTTGTGGCTGCTGCTTCGGTTATGGGGATAGATGACTCGGCGCTCTATCGTCAGCCGGAGCTTACAGGGAAAGTAGAGTCTGGAAGTGAACGTTCATGGAGACCGCTAACACTGTTAGAGAAAGAAATGGTAAAGGTAAATGATTCCGATTACCGAGGTACAGCCCGCTATACGGAAATGGAGGGAGGAAATATTGGTTTTATGTGCGGAGGCGGAGGCGGGAGTCTGCTGAGTTTTGACGCATTAACCCGATTAGGTGTAGAACCGGCCAATTATACAGAAACAGGTGGAAATCCATCGGAAGAAAAAGTTTATCGCCTGACAAAAGGAATTCTCTCCAAAGAGGGGGTCGAAGGGCTTTTTGTCTCACAAAACATCACTAACAATACACAAATAGATGTAATGGCTCAATGA
- a CDS encoding TRAP transporter small permease — protein MKKLFKWLDHIEEGLAGVLFIGGVVVSLYGVFTRYILNAPETWITEIFEFLLTWSIFIGFGLALKDNRHIQVEILFDMLPKSLKRIVASISNLIGGGFSFYLAYSSIELITISKEQGIKTIDVGIPIWISYLVLPIGMGLLGLYFFVKAYKAMKGDPSELVGEIEQLYDSMQNTEGSSDEKGVGA, from the coding sequence ATGAAGAAACTCTTTAAATGGCTTGATCACATCGAAGAAGGATTAGCAGGAGTGCTATTTATTGGAGGAGTAGTCGTAAGTTTGTACGGAGTTTTTACAAGGTATATTCTCAATGCACCAGAAACATGGATTACAGAGATTTTTGAGTTCCTCCTTACTTGGTCCATCTTTATTGGTTTTGGACTGGCACTGAAGGACAACCGACACATCCAAGTAGAAATTCTATTTGACATGTTACCAAAAAGTTTAAAAAGAATTGTCGCTTCGATTAGTAATTTAATCGGAGGAGGCTTTTCCTTTTACCTTGCTTATTCTTCAATTGAATTAATAACGATTTCAAAAGAACAAGGAATAAAAACGATTGATGTAGGCATTCCAATTTGGATTTCATATTTGGTACTCCCAATCGGAATGGGGCTGCTAGGGCTTTACTTTTTTGTAAAGGCTTACAAAGCGATGAAAGGCGATCCAAGTGAGCTTGTTGGCGAGATTGAACAGTTATATGATTCGATGCAAAATACGGAAGGAAGCTCAGATGAGAAAGGGGTAGGAGCATGA
- a CDS encoding CoA ester lyase, translating to MNLKRSYLFVPATSTRMFEKALASEADCIIFDLEDAVAISEKQEARERAKNFLINNQPNKDVLIRINDVSTTFWREDLEAAIGAGACGVIVPKAESAISMKILCEAALINLERLKRDLHSFVVLPLIETARGVQFAYEIAAAHYLIRRLAFGSIDYSLDVNCELTEEGTELLYARSQVVNGSKAAGIGSPIDSVYPDLGNDSGLINESLRARRLGFKAKLAIHPKQLQSIHEIFSPNQKEMEDALEIVQAFEAAEQEGVASIAVRNKLVDYPVYKKAKALLQSTGL from the coding sequence ATGAATTTGAAACGATCTTATTTATTTGTTCCAGCAACATCCACCAGGATGTTTGAAAAAGCTCTAGCAAGTGAAGCCGATTGTATTATCTTTGATTTGGAAGATGCGGTTGCCATCTCTGAAAAACAAGAGGCAAGAGAACGTGCTAAGAATTTTCTAATAAACAATCAACCTAATAAAGATGTTCTGATTAGAATTAACGATGTGAGTACTACCTTTTGGCGTGAGGATTTAGAAGCTGCGATTGGTGCAGGAGCCTGTGGGGTGATTGTGCCTAAGGCTGAGAGTGCTATAAGCATGAAGATTTTATGCGAAGCAGCTCTAATAAACTTAGAAAGATTGAAAAGAGACCTGCATTCTTTTGTAGTTCTTCCTCTTATTGAAACGGCAAGAGGCGTACAATTTGCTTATGAAATTGCAGCAGCTCATTATTTGATTAGAAGATTAGCATTTGGCTCGATTGATTATTCTCTAGATGTAAATTGTGAATTAACGGAGGAGGGGACAGAATTGCTCTATGCAAGGTCGCAAGTGGTCAATGGCTCGAAAGCGGCTGGAATTGGCAGCCCGATTGATTCTGTTTACCCGGACCTTGGAAATGATTCAGGGCTTATCAATGAGTCACTTAGGGCTAGGAGGCTTGGTTTCAAGGCAAAACTCGCTATCCATCCAAAGCAATTACAATCGATTCATGAGATTTTCTCACCAAATCAAAAAGAAATGGAAGATGCGTTAGAAATTGTTCAAGCGTTTGAGGCAGCAGAGCAGGAAGGGGTTGCCTCAATTGCAGTAAGGAACAAACTAGTTGATTATCCGGTTTATAAAAAAGCAAAGGCATTATTGCAGTCAACTGGTCTTTAA
- a CDS encoding CoA-binding protein, translated as MAILIDQDTRLVVQGITGREASMVVSHTLAYGTKIYAGVTPGKGGQFVQGIPVYDTVAEAVQKHQINASLIIVPPGFALDAVLESIQQGIKLIVVTTENIPQHDAIKLLHVARKEGVTIIGPNTVGMINPKDRIKMGSIGGDRPDRCFVPGNVGVISRSGGMTAETSWMIKRAGFGVTTSIGIGGDSLIGTTIKDLLALFEKDEETEAVVTFSEPGTTFEEEAAEFMKDGGFSKPLISFVSGKFTESLPEGTVFGHAGAMISGDVGRPSTKMKALSHAGAIVVEQYDDIIDVLKTVVGKKVGEVK; from the coding sequence ATGGCTATTCTTATAGATCAAGATACTCGTTTGGTCGTTCAGGGAATTACCGGAAGAGAGGCCTCTATGGTAGTCAGTCATACGCTTGCATATGGGACAAAAATTTATGCAGGCGTCACACCTGGAAAGGGCGGCCAGTTTGTCCAAGGAATACCTGTTTACGATACGGTGGCTGAGGCCGTTCAGAAACATCAGATAAATGCAAGTCTTATCATCGTGCCACCTGGGTTTGCCCTTGATGCAGTACTCGAATCCATTCAGCAAGGGATTAAATTAATCGTTGTGACCACCGAAAACATTCCACAGCACGATGCTATTAAGCTATTGCATGTGGCACGGAAAGAAGGAGTGACCATTATTGGTCCAAACACAGTCGGGATGATTAACCCCAAGGATAGAATTAAAATGGGATCTATTGGCGGTGACCGGCCGGATCGCTGTTTTGTTCCAGGAAATGTAGGTGTCATTTCCAGAAGCGGGGGCATGACGGCTGAAACTTCCTGGATGATAAAACGGGCAGGATTTGGTGTCACTACCAGTATTGGAATTGGCGGAGATAGTTTAATAGGAACAACCATTAAAGATTTATTAGCACTTTTTGAAAAGGATGAAGAAACAGAAGCCGTGGTTACTTTCTCTGAACCTGGAACAACCTTTGAGGAAGAAGCAGCAGAATTTATGAAAGATGGAGGATTTTCCAAGCCGCTTATTTCATTTGTATCTGGAAAATTTACGGAAAGTCTGCCTGAAGGAACTGTTTTTGGTCATGCAGGTGCAATGATTTCCGGCGATGTGGGGCGCCCATCGACAAAAATGAAAGCGCTTAGTCATGCAGGAGCCATTGTAGTCGAACAGTACGATGACATTATTGATGTTTTAAAAACCGTAGTAGGAAAGAAAGTGGGGGAAGTAAAATGA